One Mycolicibacterium crocinum DNA window includes the following coding sequences:
- a CDS encoding poly-gamma-glutamate hydrolase family protein, giving the protein MRHPYFAYGSNLCVQQMARRCPEAADPRPATLADHDWLINERGVATVEPFAGSTVHGVLWSLSDHDLATLDSAEGVPVRYRRDRLTVQTADGPAPAWVYIDHRTEPGPPRPGYLERIIDGALHHGLPQRWVDFLRRWDPAHWPRSLASNSSGPQTLSELLADPSVVEVSRLRSRFGFLAIHGGGLEQMTDVIAERAADAAGASLYLLRHPKDYPHHLPSARYLSAESEQLAAFLDHVEVAVSLHGYGRIGRSTELLAGGRNRELAAHVAGHLELPGYRVVTDLEAIPAELRGLHPDNPVNRMRGGGTQLELPTRVRGISPRSQPPNDDGLSPATSALVQGLAAAAHSWPV; this is encoded by the coding sequence ATGCGTCACCCGTACTTCGCCTACGGGTCCAACCTCTGCGTGCAGCAGATGGCCCGGCGTTGCCCCGAGGCCGCTGACCCGCGGCCGGCGACGCTGGCCGATCATGACTGGCTGATCAACGAGCGCGGGGTGGCCACCGTCGAGCCCTTCGCGGGCAGCACCGTTCACGGGGTGCTGTGGTCGCTGAGCGACCACGACCTGGCCACCCTCGACAGTGCCGAGGGGGTGCCGGTGCGCTACCGCCGCGACCGGCTGACCGTGCAGACCGCCGACGGCCCCGCCCCGGCCTGGGTGTACATCGATCACCGCACCGAACCCGGTCCACCCCGCCCCGGTTATCTGGAACGCATCATCGACGGCGCCCTGCACCACGGCCTGCCGCAGCGCTGGGTCGACTTCCTGCGCCGGTGGGACCCGGCGCACTGGCCGCGGTCCTTGGCGTCGAATTCCTCTGGGCCGCAGACACTTTCAGAGTTGCTCGCCGATCCGTCGGTTGTCGAGGTGAGCCGGCTGCGCTCGCGGTTCGGGTTCCTGGCCATCCACGGCGGCGGTCTGGAGCAGATGACCGACGTCATCGCCGAACGGGCCGCCGACGCCGCGGGCGCGTCGCTGTATCTGCTGCGCCATCCCAAGGACTATCCGCATCACCTGCCCTCGGCGCGCTATCTCAGCGCCGAATCCGAACAACTCGCGGCATTTCTCGACCACGTCGAGGTGGCGGTGTCACTGCACGGATACGGCCGCATCGGCCGCAGCACCGAGCTGCTGGCCGGCGGCCGCAACCGGGAACTCGCCGCCCACGTGGCCGGCCATCTCGAGCTGCCCGGTTACCGGGTCGTCACCGACCTCGAGGCCATCCCGGCCGAACTGCGCGGCCTGCATCCCGACAACCCGGTCAACCGGATGCGCGGCGGCGGCACCCAGCTCGAGTTGCCGACACGGGTGCGAGGCATCAGCCCACGCAGCCAGCCACCGAACGACGACGGCCTCTCGCCGGCCACCTCGGCATTGGTGCAAGGCTTGGCCGCGGCCGCGCACTCCTGGCCGGTGTAA
- a CDS encoding DUF1365 family protein: MTDVEPTSTRRPTTALYRTRITQLRRSPVRHHTERCSYSWYVDIDDLPRLPRWLQPFARFKAEDHFHGGPDDTLRQRVDAVLADHGVHLPGGRITALLMPRVLGRTCNPLSLFWCHDAAGVLRCVLAEMQHGGRRHAYLLPPGEYSTPFGGTAGQFVIRAPRPDEELDLRMSLVRDHETALVATVRGTRRPATAGQVLRLQVAAPLAPQMTALSMRAHEFVLRLRGVPPMPRPAELPERPLQTVAVRPGWSAQKCSWMPS; the protein is encoded by the coding sequence ATAACGGATGTGGAACCGACAAGCACCCGCCGCCCGACGACCGCGCTGTACCGGACCCGCATCACGCAGTTACGCAGGTCACCGGTCCGCCACCACACCGAGCGCTGCAGCTACAGCTGGTACGTCGACATCGACGACCTGCCCCGCCTGCCCCGCTGGCTGCAGCCGTTCGCCCGGTTCAAAGCCGAAGACCACTTCCACGGCGGCCCCGACGACACCCTGCGCCAGCGGGTCGACGCGGTACTGGCCGACCATGGCGTCCACCTGCCGGGCGGCCGGATCACCGCGCTGCTGATGCCGCGCGTGCTCGGCCGGACGTGCAACCCGCTGAGCCTGTTCTGGTGTCACGACGCCGCCGGTGTCCTGCGGTGTGTGCTCGCCGAGATGCAGCACGGCGGGCGGCGGCACGCCTACCTGCTGCCACCGGGCGAATACTCGACGCCGTTCGGCGGAACGGCAGGCCAGTTCGTGATCCGTGCCCCGCGACCCGACGAGGAACTGGATCTGCGCATGTCGCTGGTCCGCGACCACGAAACCGCTCTGGTCGCCACCGTGCGCGGCACTCGGCGACCTGCGACTGCCGGACAGGTTCTGCGGTTGCAGGTGGCGGCTCCGCTGGCTCCGCAGATGACCGCGTTGAGCATGCGGGCCCATGAATTCGTGTTGCGACTGCGGGGTGTGCCGCCGATGCCGCGCCCGGCCGAGCTGCCGGAACGGCCACTGCAGACGGTGGCCGTTCGCCCCGGTTGGAGCGCACAGAAATGTTCGTGGATGCCATCGTGA
- a CDS encoding sigma-70 family RNA polymerase sigma factor: MAALTTAAAELDALLRRVAQRDADAFASFYDATRSRVYGLVTRVLRDQGYSEETTQDVYLQVWRTAESYDPASGSAVAWLLTLAHRRAVDRVRSEQAATQRESRYGAASVEPPSDHVADAVITEDERRQVAACLDGLTEVQRECIELAYYQGMTYVQVSERLAANLATVKSRMRDALRGLRNCLGVR; the protein is encoded by the coding sequence ATGGCGGCGTTGACGACCGCGGCCGCTGAACTCGACGCGCTGCTGCGCCGGGTCGCTCAGCGCGATGCAGACGCCTTCGCCTCTTTTTACGACGCCACCCGTTCGCGGGTGTACGGCCTGGTCACTCGAGTCCTGCGGGACCAGGGCTATAGCGAAGAGACCACTCAGGACGTCTACCTGCAGGTGTGGCGGACGGCCGAAAGCTACGACCCCGCGTCGGGCAGCGCGGTGGCCTGGCTGCTCACCCTGGCGCACCGCCGTGCCGTGGATCGGGTGCGATCCGAGCAGGCCGCGACCCAGCGCGAGTCCCGCTATGGCGCGGCGAGCGTGGAGCCGCCGTCGGATCACGTCGCCGACGCGGTGATCACCGAGGACGAACGACGACAGGTGGCCGCCTGTCTGGACGGGCTCACCGAAGTGCAGCGCGAGTGCATCGAACTCGCCTATTACCAAGGAATGACCTACGTGCAGGTGTCGGAGCGACTGGCCGCCAACCTGGCTACCGTGAAGTCGCGGATGCGCGACGCGCTCCGCGGCTTGCGTAATTGTTTGGGTGTGCGATGA
- a CDS encoding anti-sigma factor, which produces MTEPHNSDLLELAVPYALHAVSDAERGEIEDRLATLARPDADAFYDEVRAVRETMAVVSSVSASEPPADLRERLLSAVAADNVRSLPAPQPVSTGRGWRGAVLAVAAALVIGLGAVGVGIALRPEPAKVSTAQQVFAAKDVHTVSGAIPGGGTATLVFSRETNAGVLVMNDVPKPAPGTVYQMWLVDNSGATSAGTMDDSAVTPSTTAVLPDLGDSKALKFTVEPGTGSTQPTGAVVAELPLA; this is translated from the coding sequence ATGACTGAACCACACAACAGCGATCTGCTGGAACTGGCTGTGCCGTATGCGCTGCATGCGGTGTCCGACGCTGAGCGCGGTGAGATCGAGGACCGGCTGGCCACCCTGGCCCGCCCGGACGCCGACGCTTTCTACGACGAGGTGCGGGCCGTCCGCGAGACCATGGCCGTCGTCTCGTCCGTGAGCGCGAGCGAGCCGCCTGCCGATCTGCGTGAGCGGCTGCTGTCCGCGGTGGCCGCCGACAACGTGCGCAGTCTGCCTGCACCGCAGCCTGTTTCGACGGGCCGCGGCTGGCGGGGTGCGGTGTTGGCGGTGGCGGCTGCGCTGGTGATCGGTCTAGGCGCGGTCGGTGTCGGTATTGCGCTGCGGCCCGAGCCGGCGAAGGTGTCGACCGCGCAGCAGGTGTTCGCCGCCAAGGACGTTCACACCGTCTCCGGCGCGATTCCCGGTGGTGGCACCGCGACGCTGGTGTTCTCCCGCGAGACGAACGCGGGCGTGCTGGTGATGAACGATGTGCCAAAACCGGCCCCTGGCACCGTGTATCAGATGTGGCTGGTCGACAACAGCGGCGCCACGTCGGCCGGAACGATGGACGACAGCGCGGTGACGCCGTCGACGACGGCGGTGCTGCCGGACCTCGGTGACTCGAAGGCGCTGAAGTTCACCGTTGAACCCGGAACGGGCTCGACCCAGCCGACCGGGGCCGTCGTCGCCGAACTGCCGCTGGCCTGA
- a CDS encoding glutamate--cysteine ligase 2 has translation MKPPSVGVEEEFLLVDPATGEPVARNTEVAKYAAERGVDLQLELTSCQVETTSDVAQTSSQLRQQLIELRRVAAESAEKAGARLLAVGLPPTVPHSFPITDKPRYREIAERFGMIAHEQGICGCHVHVEVPDSEAAIAVSNWLRPWLPILLALTANSAIYRNADSGHASWRSVLWGRWPSAGPPPHLDSVEHYDAIVALMNDAGAMLDEGMVYWDVRPSKKFPTVEIRVADVPATAAETVLLATLARAAVMTALAAERGGHQAPKVDDHIVRAAYWKAAHDGLDGQMIDVIEGWATAPTSRVLGEWLGLLQPALDELGDSEWVHAEVGRLLRDGNGAMRQRAAWRERHEIADVIAVAAKATTETA, from the coding sequence GTGAAACCGCCCAGCGTCGGCGTGGAGGAGGAATTCCTCCTCGTCGATCCCGCCACCGGGGAACCGGTCGCCCGCAACACCGAGGTCGCCAAGTACGCCGCCGAGCGCGGGGTCGACCTGCAGCTCGAACTGACCTCGTGTCAGGTCGAGACCACCTCTGATGTGGCGCAGACGAGTTCGCAACTGCGCCAACAGCTCATCGAGCTGCGGCGGGTGGCGGCCGAATCCGCCGAGAAGGCCGGCGCGCGGCTGTTGGCCGTCGGCCTGCCGCCCACGGTGCCGCACAGTTTCCCGATCACCGACAAGCCGCGCTATCGGGAGATCGCCGAGCGATTCGGCATGATCGCCCATGAGCAGGGCATCTGCGGATGTCACGTCCACGTCGAGGTGCCCGACAGCGAGGCGGCCATCGCCGTCAGCAACTGGTTGCGGCCGTGGCTGCCGATCCTGTTGGCATTGACCGCCAACTCCGCGATCTATCGCAACGCCGACAGCGGCCACGCCAGTTGGCGCAGTGTGCTGTGGGGACGCTGGCCCAGCGCCGGTCCGCCGCCGCACCTCGACTCGGTTGAGCACTACGACGCGATCGTCGCGCTGATGAACGACGCCGGCGCCATGCTCGACGAAGGCATGGTCTATTGGGATGTCCGTCCTTCCAAGAAGTTCCCGACGGTGGAGATCCGGGTCGCCGACGTGCCGGCCACCGCGGCCGAGACCGTCCTGCTGGCGACACTGGCCCGCGCGGCGGTGATGACCGCGCTGGCCGCCGAACGCGGCGGCCATCAAGCTCCCAAGGTCGACGACCACATCGTGCGAGCCGCGTATTGGAAAGCCGCCCACGACGGGCTTGACGGCCAGATGATCGACGTCATCGAAGGCTGGGCGACCGCGCCGACGTCACGAGTGCTGGGCGAGTGGCTGGGCCTGCTGCAGCCGGCGCTGGACGAACTCGGCGACAGCGAGTGGGTCCATGCCGAAGTGGGCCGGCTGCTGCGAGATGGCAACGGCGCCATGCGACAACGAGCTGCCTGGCGTGAACGCCACGAGATCGCCGACGTCATCGCCGTTGCCGCCAAGGCGACGACAGAGACGGCCTGA
- a CDS encoding LLM class F420-dependent oxidoreductase, with product MGKDFRFGIGVRSVKSAQRLRETVRRFEDLGFDVLHVPDHLGRFGVPAPFPTMVAAAEAAKTMRVGTFVINAAFYKPALLARDAVAVDVLSEGRLDLGLGTGYVREEFEAAEMPYPSAGERVDHLRHTTQYLKQTAPTIPILIAGNGDRVLRIAARHADIIGLTGGGVPQYPGHDPLAERIEFVRNAAGDRFADLELNIAITGVPTDSSGIPDLALTRGYAPDATEEQLLALPTVLTGTPRDIADTLRARRDEYGITYFTVQDYHAEYFAKVIEELR from the coding sequence ATGGGCAAAGACTTTCGCTTCGGCATCGGTGTGCGGTCGGTCAAGTCGGCACAGCGGCTGCGCGAGACGGTGCGCCGCTTCGAAGATCTAGGGTTCGACGTCCTGCACGTGCCGGACCACCTCGGCCGGTTCGGGGTGCCGGCGCCGTTCCCCACCATGGTGGCCGCCGCCGAGGCCGCGAAGACGATGCGGGTCGGCACGTTCGTGATCAACGCGGCGTTCTACAAACCCGCGCTGCTGGCCCGCGACGCCGTCGCCGTCGATGTGCTGAGTGAGGGCCGGCTCGATCTCGGGCTCGGTACCGGCTATGTGCGTGAGGAGTTCGAGGCCGCGGAGATGCCGTACCCGAGTGCCGGCGAGCGGGTCGATCACCTCCGGCACACCACGCAGTACCTCAAGCAGACAGCGCCGACGATCCCGATCCTGATCGCCGGCAACGGCGACCGGGTGCTGCGGATCGCCGCCCGGCACGCCGACATCATCGGTCTCACCGGCGGCGGGGTGCCGCAGTACCCCGGCCATGACCCACTGGCCGAGCGCATCGAGTTCGTGCGGAACGCAGCAGGTGACCGGTTCGCCGATCTCGAACTGAACATCGCGATCACCGGTGTGCCGACGGATTCGTCGGGCATCCCGGATCTCGCATTGACCCGCGGCTACGCCCCGGACGCCACCGAGGAGCAACTGCTGGCCCTGCCGACGGTGCTCACCGGCACGCCGCGGGATATCGCCGACACCCTGCGGGCCCGCCGCGACGAATACGGGATCACCTACTTCACCGTGCAGGACTACCACGCGGAGTACTTCGCCAAGGTCATCGAGGAGCTCCGCTAG
- a CDS encoding ANTAR domain-containing protein: protein MTVLQGFLTEHNGYDDGKVQQCAEGVLMGLRRCSVDAAFGEIDRVSRRHRLDIRRVAQALIRLAQGVEAEVDSNATAVARYEWGALLAGRRRP from the coding sequence ATGACGGTTTTACAGGGCTTCTTGACGGAGCACAACGGCTACGACGACGGAAAAGTGCAGCAGTGCGCCGAGGGCGTCCTCATGGGATTGAGGCGCTGCTCGGTGGACGCGGCATTCGGGGAGATCGACCGGGTGTCGCGGCGCCATCGCCTGGACATCCGGCGGGTGGCGCAGGCGTTGATCCGGTTGGCCCAAGGCGTAGAAGCCGAGGTCGACAGCAATGCGACGGCCGTCGCCCGCTACGAGTGGGGTGCACTACTGGCAGGACGGCGACGGCCATGA
- a CDS encoding phosphoribosylanthranilate isomerase yields MTYVKICGIRRLEDALAAVSCGADAVGVLVGQQHHSPDFLAAADAAAIVAALPLPVTSVLVTHLAEPDEIVALARSVGVTAIQLHGETSPAQAAEVKSCLPPIKIFKAIHVVDHQSIDAARQYAGTVDAIVLDTVNVATDQVGGTGRTHDWSISRQIVERLAVPVVLAGGLHPDNVGEAIRQVAPYGVDVNSGTKGPDGFKDHAALKRFIDNAKR; encoded by the coding sequence ATGACCTATGTGAAGATCTGCGGTATCCGGCGGCTTGAGGACGCACTGGCCGCCGTCTCCTGCGGCGCTGACGCGGTCGGCGTTCTCGTCGGTCAGCAGCACCACTCCCCCGATTTCCTCGCCGCGGCAGACGCGGCCGCGATCGTCGCCGCACTGCCGCTGCCCGTCACGTCGGTGTTGGTCACCCACCTCGCCGAACCGGACGAGATCGTCGCGCTCGCGAGGTCGGTCGGCGTGACGGCGATCCAGTTGCACGGCGAGACCTCACCGGCCCAGGCCGCGGAGGTGAAGAGCTGCCTGCCACCGATCAAGATCTTTAAGGCAATTCACGTCGTCGACCACCAATCAATCGACGCCGCACGGCAATACGCCGGCACCGTCGATGCGATCGTCCTCGATACGGTCAATGTCGCGACCGACCAGGTCGGCGGCACCGGCCGAACCCACGACTGGTCGATCAGCCGGCAGATCGTCGAACGGCTGGCGGTCCCGGTAGTTCTGGCCGGCGGCCTACACCCAGACAACGTCGGCGAAGCGATCCGGCAGGTGGCGCCCTACGGCGTCGACGTCAACTCCGGAACCAAAGGCCCCGACGGCTTCAAGGACCACGCCGCCCTGAAGCGCTTCATCGACAACGCGAAGCGCTAG
- a CDS encoding GGDEF domain-containing protein has translation MVRDALKRWWQQSTHYEWLSGYLAARGMRGAARALMAFLAASFVGCLLALLASADGPVGTLPVVMTWLAIAGGVGGAALFIVKWPSRRESLAFALVTNASVALACLAYPAPLPAVIGCIAFATIGAYIAFMHTTALVLYNFAVAAAVVSSGAVRMAAAGHPALAAVDWWLIIQINIALPLAIQFLVRALRTDLLRAERDPLTGLLNRRTFRRQASQLIKLGREVDDAHLVVALIDLDKFKLVNDRYGHAAGDTALVYVARALECAAGTNAVVARSGGEEFVVAVASPSADCHELAERICRSIAESPAGVTASVGTTAVRLCDTDGDFKALVDRLVDTADWAMYRAKRAGGNGCRHQDTDPIDRRPPDLGEDANQSIA, from the coding sequence ATGGTGAGGGATGCGCTCAAGCGTTGGTGGCAGCAATCCACTCATTACGAATGGTTGAGCGGCTACCTGGCCGCTCGAGGCATGCGTGGTGCCGCGCGTGCCCTCATGGCGTTTCTGGCCGCATCGTTCGTCGGGTGTCTGCTGGCGTTGCTCGCTTCTGCTGACGGGCCCGTCGGAACGTTGCCGGTGGTCATGACCTGGCTTGCCATCGCAGGCGGGGTCGGCGGGGCTGCGTTGTTCATCGTGAAGTGGCCGAGCCGGCGTGAGTCACTGGCATTCGCGTTGGTCACCAATGCCTCGGTCGCGCTGGCGTGCCTGGCGTACCCCGCCCCGCTGCCCGCGGTGATCGGCTGCATCGCTTTCGCGACGATCGGCGCCTACATCGCGTTCATGCACACCACGGCGCTGGTCTTGTACAACTTCGCCGTCGCGGCAGCGGTGGTGAGCAGTGGCGCCGTGCGGATGGCCGCCGCCGGGCATCCGGCCCTGGCGGCCGTCGACTGGTGGCTGATCATCCAGATCAACATCGCGCTGCCACTGGCCATCCAATTCCTGGTCCGCGCACTCAGGACGGATCTGCTGCGTGCCGAACGCGACCCGCTGACCGGGTTGCTCAACAGGCGGACGTTCCGCCGCCAGGCGTCCCAGCTCATCAAGCTCGGCAGGGAAGTCGACGACGCACATCTGGTGGTGGCGTTGATCGACCTCGACAAGTTCAAGCTGGTCAACGACCGGTATGGTCACGCCGCCGGTGATACGGCGTTGGTTTATGTGGCGCGTGCCCTGGAATGCGCGGCCGGCACCAATGCGGTCGTCGCGCGCAGTGGCGGCGAGGAGTTCGTGGTGGCGGTCGCGTCGCCCAGCGCCGACTGCCACGAACTGGCCGAACGGATATGTAGGTCTATCGCGGAGTCGCCGGCCGGTGTCACCGCGAGTGTCGGAACCACTGCGGTCCGGTTGTGCGACACCGACGGCGACTTTAAGGCGCTCGTCGACCGGCTCGTCGACACCGCCGACTGGGCGATGTACCGCGCCAAGCGCGCGGGCGGCAACGGGTGCCGCCACCAGGACACCGACCCCATCGACCGGCGCCCACCGGATCTCGGTGAAGACGCCAACCAGTCGATCGCCTAG
- a CDS encoding GAF and ANTAR domain-containing protein, which produces MASPTHDLALRMAELARATASPRSVDDVLAGVTAAATEMIPGTDTCGVLLIGKGGKYESLFGTSELIYKIDALQEECGEGPCIQAAIDELIVRTDDFTTERRWPKYSAAVTELGVRSGLSFKLYTGDTTAGALNLFGLKPHAFDGESEVIGSVLAAHAAAAILASRHSEQLESALNSRDVIGQAKGVIMERFNVDAMRAFDMLRELSQTSNTRLIDIANRVIETRGS; this is translated from the coding sequence ATGGCTTCGCCCACCCACGATCTGGCGCTGCGGATGGCCGAGCTGGCCAGGGCCACTGCGTCGCCCCGCAGTGTCGACGACGTGCTGGCCGGTGTGACCGCCGCGGCGACGGAAATGATCCCCGGCACCGACACCTGCGGCGTGCTGTTGATTGGCAAAGGCGGCAAGTACGAGTCGCTGTTCGGGACGTCGGAGCTGATCTACAAGATCGACGCGCTGCAGGAAGAATGCGGGGAAGGCCCGTGCATCCAGGCGGCGATCGACGAGCTGATCGTGCGCACCGACGACTTCACCACCGAGCGGCGCTGGCCCAAGTACAGCGCCGCGGTCACCGAACTCGGGGTGCGCAGCGGCTTGTCGTTCAAGCTCTACACCGGTGACACGACCGCGGGAGCGCTGAACCTGTTCGGTCTGAAGCCCCACGCCTTCGATGGCGAGTCTGAGGTGATCGGATCGGTGCTTGCCGCGCACGCGGCGGCGGCGATCCTGGCGAGCCGTCACAGTGAGCAACTGGAATCCGCGCTGAACTCTCGGGACGTCATCGGTCAGGCCAAGGGCGTGATCATGGAGCGGTTCAACGTCGATGCCATGCGCGCGTTCGACATGTTGCGTGAACTGTCCCAGACGTCCAACACCAGGCTGATCGACATCGCCAACCGGGTGATCGAAACCCGGGGTTCATAG
- a CDS encoding acetyl-CoA acetyltransferase yields the protein MASNVWILGGYQTDFARNLTREDRDFAALTREVVDLTLAESMIDAADIDVVHVANAFGEMFARQGHLGAMPATVHDGLWDIPATRHEAACASGSVAALAAMADLRAANYRTALLVGVELEKTVPGDTAAAHLGAAAWTGHEGADATYLWPSMFAEVADEYDRRFGIDDAHLHAIAALNFANAKRNPNAQTRDWVVPNLVAHGSDDAVNPPTEGRIRRYDCSQMTDGGAGVVLVNDEFLRDHPGVRPIGLIEGWGHRTVGLGLRQKLDRDAANPYVLPHVRAAVHDAFGRAGIGLDDLDGIEVHDCFTPSEYLAIDHIGLTGPGESWKAIENGEIEIGGRLPINPSGGLIGGGHPVGASGIRMMLDAAKQVSDHAGDYQVGGARRFGTLNFGGSTATTVSFVIRSADDGH from the coding sequence ATGGCGAGCAATGTCTGGATCCTCGGTGGCTATCAGACTGATTTCGCCCGCAACCTCACTCGCGAAGACCGCGATTTCGCGGCGCTGACCCGCGAGGTCGTCGACCTGACCCTCGCTGAGTCGATGATCGACGCCGCCGACATCGACGTCGTGCACGTCGCGAACGCTTTCGGTGAGATGTTCGCCCGTCAAGGCCACCTCGGCGCGATGCCCGCCACCGTCCACGACGGTCTGTGGGACATCCCCGCCACCCGCCACGAAGCGGCCTGCGCCTCGGGCAGTGTGGCCGCACTGGCAGCGATGGCCGATCTGCGGGCAGCCAATTACCGCACCGCCCTGCTCGTCGGCGTGGAGCTGGAGAAGACGGTGCCGGGCGATACGGCGGCCGCCCACCTCGGGGCCGCGGCGTGGACCGGGCATGAGGGCGCCGACGCGACATACCTGTGGCCGTCGATGTTCGCCGAAGTCGCCGACGAGTACGACCGCCGCTTCGGTATCGACGATGCGCACCTGCATGCGATCGCGGCCCTGAACTTCGCCAACGCCAAACGCAACCCCAACGCGCAGACGCGGGACTGGGTGGTGCCGAATCTGGTCGCGCATGGCAGCGACGACGCAGTCAACCCGCCGACCGAAGGCCGGATCCGCCGGTATGACTGCAGCCAGATGACCGACGGCGGCGCGGGCGTCGTTCTGGTCAACGACGAATTTCTGCGTGATCATCCGGGCGTGCGCCCGATCGGGCTGATCGAAGGCTGGGGTCACCGCACAGTCGGGTTGGGCCTACGGCAGAAGCTCGACCGCGACGCGGCGAATCCCTATGTGCTGCCCCATGTTCGGGCCGCCGTGCACGACGCGTTCGGCCGGGCCGGGATCGGACTCGATGATCTCGACGGCATCGAGGTGCACGACTGCTTCACCCCGAGTGAGTACCTCGCGATCGACCATATCGGCCTGACCGGTCCGGGCGAGTCGTGGAAGGCGATCGAGAACGGGGAGATCGAGATCGGCGGTCGGTTGCCGATCAACCCGAGCGGTGGTCTCATCGGCGGCGGCCACCCGGTGGGCGCATCGGGCATCCGCATGATGCTCGACGCCGCGAAACAGGTGAGCGACCACGCCGGGGACTACCAAGTCGGCGGTGCCCGCCGGTTCGGCACACTGAATTTCGGCGGAAGCACTGCGACCACAGTCAGTTTCGTGATCAGATCGGCAGACGATGGACACTGA
- a CDS encoding carotenoid oxygenase family protein, with the protein MDTEIVGKFLSTLPEDDDHPYRTGPWRPQTTEWRADDLTVVDGEIPTDLDGVYLRNTENPLHPALKAYHPFDGDGMLHIVGFRDGKAFYRNRFVRTDGFEAENAAGGPLWPGLAEPLSLAKVDYGWGARTLMKDASSTDVVVHRGTALTSFYQCGDLYRVDPYSAETLGKETWGGGFPGDWGVSAHPKVDERTDEMLFFNYSKNAPYMHYGVVDANNDLVHYIDVPLPGPRLPHDMAFTRNYVILNDFPLFWDPELLERDVHMARFHRDMPSRFAVLPRRGTTEAIQWFEADPTFVLHFVNAYEDGDEIVLDGFFQGDPEPQDNGTGTKWQRAFRFLALDRMQARLHRWRLNLRTGGLTEEPLSDSITEFGMINTGHLGEPYRYTWAATGKPGWFLFDGLVRHDVRTGSEERYSFGEGVYGSETAMAPRVGSRAEDDGYLVTLTTDMAADASYCLVFDAARLGDGPVCKLQLPERISSGTHSTWVAGESLRRWHTADSAAEAIGL; encoded by the coding sequence ATGGACACTGAGATCGTCGGCAAGTTCCTCTCAACGCTGCCCGAGGACGACGACCACCCCTACCGCACCGGCCCCTGGCGACCGCAGACCACCGAGTGGCGCGCTGACGACCTCACCGTCGTCGACGGAGAGATCCCAACCGACCTCGATGGGGTGTATCTGCGCAACACTGAGAACCCGCTGCACCCGGCGCTGAAGGCGTATCACCCGTTCGACGGTGACGGCATGCTGCATATCGTGGGCTTCCGCGACGGAAAAGCGTTCTACCGCAACCGTTTCGTCCGCACTGACGGGTTCGAGGCGGAGAACGCGGCCGGCGGCCCGCTGTGGCCGGGCCTGGCCGAGCCGCTGTCGCTGGCGAAGGTCGACTACGGCTGGGGCGCGCGCACCCTGATGAAGGACGCCTCGAGCACCGACGTGGTGGTGCACCGGGGCACCGCATTGACGAGCTTCTACCAGTGCGGCGACCTCTACCGCGTCGACCCGTACTCCGCCGAGACGCTCGGCAAGGAGACGTGGGGCGGCGGCTTCCCGGGCGACTGGGGCGTCTCGGCGCATCCGAAGGTCGACGAACGCACCGACGAGATGTTGTTCTTCAACTACTCCAAGAACGCGCCCTATATGCACTACGGGGTGGTGGACGCGAACAACGATCTGGTTCACTACATCGACGTTCCCCTGCCCGGCCCGCGACTGCCGCACGATATGGCGTTCACCCGAAACTACGTGATCCTCAACGATTTCCCGCTGTTCTGGGATCCCGAACTGCTGGAGCGTGACGTGCACATGGCCCGGTTCCATCGGGACATGCCGTCGCGGTTCGCGGTGCTGCCCCGGCGGGGCACCACGGAGGCGATCCAGTGGTTCGAGGCCGACCCGACGTTCGTGCTGCACTTCGTCAACGCCTACGAGGACGGCGACGAGATCGTGCTGGATGGTTTCTTCCAAGGCGACCCCGAACCACAAGACAACGGCACCGGCACCAAGTGGCAGCGGGCGTTCCGGTTCCTCGCACTCGACCGCATGCAGGCCCGGCTGCACCGCTGGCGGCTCAACCTGCGCACCGGCGGACTCACCGAAGAACCGTTGTCGGACAGCATCACCGAGTTCGGCATGATCAACACCGGTCACCTCGGTGAGCCGTACCGGTACACCTGGGCGGCCACCGGCAAGCCGGGCTGGTTTCTGTTCGACGGGCTGGTCCGCCACGACGTGCGCACCGGCAGCGAGGAGCGTTACTCCTTCGGCGAGGGGGTCTACGGCAGCGAGACGGCCATGGCGCCGCGCGTCGGCAGTCGAGCGGAGGACGACGGCTATCTGGTCACGCTGACCACCGACATGGCCGCCGACGCGTCGTACTGCCTGGTGTTCGACGCCGCCCGGCTGGGCGACGGGCCGGTGTGCAAACTTCAACTCCCGGAACGGATCTCCAGCGGCACCCACTCCACCTGGGTCGCGGGAGAATCACTACGCCGCTGGCATACCGCGGACTCGGCCGCCGAGGCGATCGGACTGTAG